In Desulfosediminicola ganghwensis, a single window of DNA contains:
- a CDS encoding HAD family hydrolase, producing MLTIDIPGSAPLTLTHLVLDYNGSIAIDGELLPGVVQRLEQLRRSLTIHVLTADTHGTVREKLRATDIAVHVIGLQDQVAAKRRFVEELGTQFVVAAGNGRNDVQMLKAASLGICIIQQEGAASGVVQAADLVTTSILDALDLLLVPDRLRATLRN from the coding sequence ATGCTGACCATTGATATACCCGGCTCTGCCCCTTTGACGTTGACCCATCTTGTTTTGGATTATAACGGCTCAATCGCGATTGATGGTGAATTGCTGCCCGGAGTAGTCCAGCGCCTGGAACAATTGCGCAGAAGCCTGACAATTCATGTCCTGACCGCCGACACCCACGGTACGGTCAGGGAAAAATTACGCGCCACCGATATAGCCGTGCATGTCATAGGTTTACAGGATCAGGTTGCCGCGAAGCGGCGGTTTGTCGAAGAACTTGGTACCCAGTTTGTTGTAGCCGCTGGTAATGGCAGAAATGATGTGCAGATGCTGAAAGCTGCCAGCCTCGGCATCTGCATAATTCAGCAGGAAGGGGCAGCCTCGGGTGTAGTGCAAGCTGCGGATCTGGTAACCACGTCCATACTTGATGCCTTGGACCTGCTGCTCGTACCCGACAGGCTGCGGGCTACCCTGAGAAATTAA
- a CDS encoding CopG family transcriptional regulator: MKKERVFTFKADEELAEILDRIPNKSEFIRRAIEMAMENRCPLCNGTGSLTPAQHNHMKHFMAVHSLKRCDECDAVHFVCGKGEEKGLH; encoded by the coding sequence ATGAAAAAAGAACGGGTCTTTACCTTTAAGGCGGATGAAGAGCTTGCGGAAATACTCGACCGGATTCCCAATAAATCGGAATTCATCAGAAGGGCAATTGAAATGGCAATGGAAAATCGATGTCCCTTGTGCAACGGCACCGGCTCTCTGACACCTGCGCAACATAATCATATGAAGCATTTTATGGCGGTGCACTCCCTTAAGCGTTGTGATGAGTGTGATGCGGTACACTTCGTGTGCGGTAAAGGGGAAGAAAAAGGATTGCACTGA
- a CDS encoding metal ABC transporter solute-binding protein, Zn/Mn family, producing MMRFLEKQIAFVAFGIALVFPSAGWAIDVFVTVPPQKWVVENILGNGGTVNVLVKNGQDPHTFEPTPKQIMALSRAKIWFTMNMPFENRLRNKVGQVAPDLRIVDMIGDIEKHSIHDAHGHDDHDHEAKDPHVWLSPVNLEVMAATTAAVLSEEDAENMQQYNQNLQAVQKSLTELHARIGQQLAPYAGSSFYVFHPSFGYFAEEYGLQQKAVEAGGKSPGPRQIAALVAKAREDRVKVIFVQPQFDQKSGETIARAIDGEVVSLDALAEDVPANLAVMADSIEQALSDRGIK from the coding sequence ATGATGAGATTTTTAGAAAAGCAAATAGCTTTTGTGGCTTTTGGCATAGCGCTGGTCTTCCCGTCTGCCGGCTGGGCCATTGATGTCTTTGTCACTGTCCCACCGCAGAAATGGGTGGTGGAGAATATCCTTGGCAATGGGGGAACAGTCAATGTTCTGGTGAAGAATGGTCAAGACCCTCATACCTTTGAGCCGACGCCAAAGCAGATAATGGCCCTTTCCAGGGCGAAAATCTGGTTTACCATGAACATGCCTTTCGAGAACAGGCTGCGGAACAAAGTCGGCCAGGTTGCTCCTGATCTGCGCATAGTCGATATGATCGGGGATATTGAGAAACATTCCATCCATGATGCTCATGGTCATGACGATCATGACCATGAGGCCAAGGATCCCCATGTCTGGTTGTCGCCGGTCAACCTGGAGGTCATGGCGGCGACGACAGCAGCCGTTTTAAGTGAAGAAGATGCAGAAAACATGCAGCAATATAACCAGAATCTGCAAGCAGTGCAGAAAAGCCTGACAGAACTGCATGCCCGGATCGGGCAGCAATTGGCCCCATATGCAGGCTCTTCGTTCTATGTTTTTCACCCTTCCTTTGGTTATTTCGCAGAGGAGTACGGTTTGCAGCAGAAAGCTGTTGAAGCAGGCGGGAAGTCTCCGGGGCCGCGGCAGATTGCAGCGCTGGTGGCAAAGGCCAGGGAAGATCGGGTCAAGGTGATTTTCGTGCAGCCTCAGTTTGATCAGAAAAGTGGTGAGACCATCGCCAGGGCAATCGATGGAGAGGTCGTCTCTCTGGATGCCCTGGCAGAGGATGTGCCCGCCAACCTCGCTGTGATGGCCGATAGCATTGAGCAGGCATTGAGTGACAGGGGGATAAAGTGA
- a CDS encoding metal ABC transporter ATP-binding protein — protein sequence MTEGSSPAIEIEGVDFGYENRQILIDVNLQIDVKDSICIVGPNGGGKTTLVKLMIGLLAPDRGRITIFGKKVEEGNRLIGYVPQYAEYDKQFPISVKEVVCMGRLGNSFMNRYSKADWEKTMEALREVRLEDYADRSFAALSGGQRQRVLIARALAAGGKIIILDEPTANIDQEAESHLFELLEGLNTRMTILMVTHDVGFASKFFKRIACVNKRVVIHPTSELTGELIKDMYGGDLRMIRHDHTCSEEGHLHE from the coding sequence GTGACAGAGGGTAGCAGTCCGGCCATAGAAATTGAAGGGGTCGATTTTGGTTACGAGAACAGGCAGATTCTGATCGATGTCAATTTGCAGATCGATGTCAAAGATTCGATCTGTATAGTGGGCCCTAATGGTGGAGGCAAGACCACCCTGGTAAAGCTGATGATTGGCTTACTGGCCCCCGATCGTGGCCGGATCACTATCTTCGGCAAGAAGGTCGAGGAGGGGAATCGGCTGATCGGCTATGTGCCCCAGTATGCAGAGTATGATAAGCAGTTCCCCATCTCGGTGAAAGAAGTGGTCTGTATGGGCAGGCTGGGCAATTCCTTTATGAACCGATACTCGAAGGCTGACTGGGAAAAAACAATGGAGGCATTGCGGGAAGTCCGGTTAGAGGACTATGCGGATCGATCATTTGCGGCTCTTTCGGGAGGGCAGCGTCAGAGGGTGCTTATTGCCCGTGCCCTTGCAGCGGGTGGCAAAATCATTATTCTCGATGAGCCCACCGCGAATATTGACCAGGAGGCAGAATCGCATCTCTTTGAGTTACTTGAAGGTTTAAATACCAGAATGACAATTTTGATGGTTACTCACGATGTCGGTTTTGCATCGAAATTTTTTAAGCGTATCGCCTGTGTCAACAAGAGGGTGGTTATTCACCCGACCAGTGAGCTGACCGGGGAACTGATAAAGGATATGTATGGGGGCGACTTACGCATGATCCGTCATGATCACACCTGCAGCGAGGAGGGACACCTGCATGAGTGA
- a CDS encoding metal ABC transporter permease: MSEFLAALMDPNLPFIRYAFITGILASVPFGIIGTFVVVRRISYIAGAISHCILGGIGIGLYLQNAVGVGWFTPLYGAVIVALLAAVVLSLVSMFAKQREDSVIGALWAAGMGIGLLFLAKTPGYVDPMSYLFGNILLITRTDIFLVLALDVLVVGVVALFYNVFLAICFDDEFAGLRGIHTHWFYLVLLCLTALTIVLLVRVVGIVMVIALLTLPAAIAGNFASSIKQMMILSVLLCGVFILSGLSTSYTLDLPSGPVIIVIAAGVYLTVVVGTKLFARRRA; encoded by the coding sequence ATGAGTGAGTTCCTCGCTGCTCTTATGGACCCGAATCTGCCTTTTATCCGGTATGCTTTCATTACAGGCATTCTTGCCTCCGTTCCTTTTGGCATCATAGGCACATTCGTGGTTGTGCGACGAATCAGTTATATTGCCGGGGCAATTTCTCACTGTATTCTGGGCGGGATAGGTATTGGCCTGTATCTGCAGAATGCGGTAGGCGTTGGCTGGTTTACGCCGCTTTATGGGGCGGTAATTGTGGCATTATTGGCAGCGGTGGTGCTCTCTTTAGTGAGCATGTTTGCCAAACAGAGGGAAGACAGTGTAATAGGCGCGCTCTGGGCCGCAGGCATGGGAATTGGTCTGCTGTTTCTGGCAAAGACACCGGGCTACGTGGACCCGATGAGCTATCTGTTCGGTAACATTCTGCTGATAACCAGAACTGATATCTTTCTCGTGCTGGCACTGGACGTGCTGGTGGTGGGCGTCGTAGCGCTCTTTTATAATGTCTTTCTGGCGATCTGCTTCGATGATGAGTTCGCCGGGTTACGTGGCATCCATACCCATTGGTTTTATTTAGTATTACTTTGCCTTACAGCACTGACCATTGTGCTTCTGGTTCGGGTGGTCGGGATTGTGATGGTGATTGCCTTGCTCACGCTGCCGGCGGCCATAGCCGGTAATTTTGCATCAAGTATCAAACAGATGATGATACTATCCGTGTTGCTCTGCGGTGTTTTTATCCTCTCCGGGTTGAGTACCAGCTACACCTTGGATTTACCCAGTGGGCCGGTAATTATTGTGATTGCTGCGGGAGTTTATCTCACGGTGGTGGTGGGCACAAAACTGTTTGCCCGGCGCCGTGCCTAA
- a CDS encoding APC family permease: MEGLQKKYGFWTATAMVIGIVIGSGVFFKADDVLKAANGSLPIALLAWLIGGCIMVVTAYVFARIATRIQKVNGLVDYFEEAYGWRAGYLVAWFMTFIYYPTLVAVLAWVSANYTSGLLGLDGAVWLIAAIYMVFFFLLNILSPVLAGKWQVSATVIKLIPLFLVAVVGICSGITTGQTFSSFTVSAQSVSNGGGLAVATLATAFAYEGWIIATTINAELKDAKKTLPRALFLGSIAVVIIYMLYYLGISGVLSNEEVIQAGNNAPVEVISMIFGRLGGTLLTVFVIISCLGTLNGLIMGSSRGMFSIASRGLGPKAKFFAAINHSYNSTVNSAMVGFVLSAFWLMVWYGNFAGWFGAFMDISELPIAFLYVIYLSLYLWVMKTFTDLGPVSRFVAPFLAGAGSLYIIWGAIQKDMFIHFLILALAIVAAGIPFMRVKKD, encoded by the coding sequence ATGGAAGGATTGCAAAAGAAGTATGGTTTCTGGACCGCTACCGCCATGGTTATTGGTATCGTTATAGGTTCAGGTGTATTTTTCAAGGCTGATGATGTTCTGAAGGCAGCCAACGGCAGTTTGCCGATTGCACTGCTGGCATGGCTCATCGGTGGTTGCATCATGGTGGTGACCGCATATGTTTTTGCCAGAATTGCCACTCGAATTCAAAAGGTTAATGGCCTGGTCGATTATTTCGAAGAGGCATACGGCTGGCGTGCAGGCTATCTTGTTGCCTGGTTTATGACCTTTATCTACTATCCGACACTGGTTGCCGTTCTCGCCTGGGTTTCCGCAAACTATACAAGTGGATTGCTTGGCCTTGATGGTGCGGTCTGGTTGATTGCCGCCATTTATATGGTGTTCTTCTTTCTGCTGAATATACTTTCGCCTGTGCTTGCCGGTAAATGGCAGGTATCTGCAACCGTTATAAAACTGATTCCACTTTTTCTGGTGGCAGTGGTTGGTATCTGCAGCGGTATTACAACCGGACAGACCTTTTCCAGTTTTACCGTCTCCGCCCAGAGTGTCTCAAACGGTGGCGGTCTGGCAGTGGCAACTCTTGCCACAGCGTTTGCTTATGAGGGCTGGATTATCGCGACCACCATTAACGCGGAACTGAAAGATGCCAAAAAGACTTTACCAAGGGCTCTTTTCCTCGGTTCGATCGCGGTAGTGATCATTTACATGCTCTACTATCTTGGTATTTCCGGTGTACTGTCAAATGAAGAAGTGATCCAGGCTGGCAATAATGCCCCTGTAGAAGTTATTTCCATGATTTTTGGACGCCTGGGCGGAACCCTGCTCACAGTGTTCGTAATCATTTCCTGTCTCGGAACCCTTAATGGTCTTATTATGGGCTCTTCCCGCGGGATGTTCTCTATCGCTTCGCGTGGACTGGGACCAAAGGCGAAATTCTTCGCAGCCATCAATCACAGCTATAACAGTACGGTAAACTCTGCCATGGTCGGCTTTGTGCTATCCGCCTTCTGGCTCATGGTATGGTACGGCAACTTTGCAGGCTGGTTTGGTGCCTTTATGGATATCTCCGAGCTGCCCATTGCCTTCCTCTATGTGATCTATCTTTCCCTGTATCTCTGGGTAATGAAGACATTTACGGATCTGGGCCCTGTCAGCAGGTTTGTAGCACCATTTCTGGCAGGAGCCGGTTCACTCTATATCATCTGGGGTGCAATCCAGAAGGATATGTTCATTCATTTCCTTATCCTCGCTCTGGCTATTGTTGCCGCCGGTATCCCGTTTATGAGGGTAAAGAAAGACTGA
- a CDS encoding homocysteine S-methyltransferase family protein yields MDFTATLEKCRVMLTEGAVAERLRRRKDIELHPTLFNTPLVNNDYGRQCMREIYRQYREIARRAQVPSLLCAPTWRVNIERLEAAGQSTELNRDAVFFMQQLKDEWQDETSPLFVGGLIGPRNDCYKPDEALSIEEAEQFHSWQLHKLAAAGVDVVICQTFPAVSEAIGVIRACASIGVPCIMSCVINRRGLVLDQTDLAEAVRIMDEASGNSPLGYMVNCVHPTFVLPEKQPPELFRRLIGIQANASSLDHEDLDGSAVLMQSDMQEWGELMLELNTTYGMKILGGCCGTDEKYLGYISSRIKS; encoded by the coding sequence ATGGACTTTACCGCCACCTTGGAAAAATGCCGGGTAATGCTCACTGAAGGGGCTGTTGCAGAGCGATTGCGGCGCCGAAAAGATATTGAGCTGCACCCAACCTTGTTCAATACCCCCCTTGTCAACAACGACTATGGCAGGCAGTGTATGCGAGAGATATACCGTCAGTATCGTGAGATTGCGCGCAGGGCCCAGGTACCGTCGTTACTGTGTGCACCGACCTGGCGGGTCAATATCGAACGGCTTGAGGCTGCCGGGCAGTCAACAGAGCTGAACAGGGATGCGGTCTTCTTCATGCAGCAATTGAAGGATGAATGGCAGGATGAGACGTCGCCGCTCTTTGTCGGTGGATTGATTGGACCACGAAACGATTGCTATAAGCCGGATGAGGCACTTTCAATCGAGGAAGCTGAACAGTTTCACAGCTGGCAATTGCATAAACTTGCAGCGGCGGGGGTGGATGTTGTCATTTGCCAGACATTTCCAGCTGTATCAGAGGCAATCGGTGTGATCAGGGCCTGCGCTTCGATTGGTGTTCCATGTATCATGAGCTGTGTCATCAACCGTCGCGGGCTGGTGCTCGACCAGACCGACCTGGCAGAAGCTGTTCGAATTATGGACGAAGCTTCAGGCAACAGTCCGTTGGGGTATATGGTAAACTGCGTGCACCCGACTTTTGTGCTGCCGGAGAAACAACCACCAGAACTTTTCAGGAGACTGATCGGTATCCAGGCCAATGCCTCTTCCCTGGACCATGAGGACCTGGATGGCTCGGCAGTACTGATGCAGAGTGATATGCAGGAGTGGGGGGAGCTGATGCTCGAGCTGAACACAACCTACGGCATGAAAATTCTTGGCGGTTGCTGTGGAACCGATGAGAAGTATCTGGGCTATATCAGTTCCAGGATAAAGAGCTGA